One stretch of Bacillus spongiae DNA includes these proteins:
- a CDS encoding anthrax toxin lethal factor-related metalloendopeptidase, giving the protein MKKYLQYVVIMALIVFLLFQNINTEGPAGIPLGNSALASQIPKQSSVLNDIVLLPEEKFEEEEVMRMINRLSALPINLLESIRKEEIQVRLFQESLTDFPSAAHLKGVIPRGYKSNITWDEVPGIGGSKLVLVKIGHSNPGQGHGSVNLELHELAHSIHRYLLDDLLVEITLQELMEKESGLLFHNREYFLHYKEEFFAESFAMFYLNSSTNKTLYERAPKTHAFFLQLEQLY; this is encoded by the coding sequence ATGAAAAAGTATTTACAATACGTCGTCATTATGGCATTAATCGTATTTTTACTATTTCAGAATATAAATACAGAAGGTCCTGCTGGCATTCCGTTAGGAAATAGTGCGCTTGCTTCACAAATCCCAAAACAATCCTCTGTTTTAAATGATATTGTTCTATTACCTGAGGAGAAGTTTGAGGAAGAAGAAGTAATGAGAATGATTAATAGACTCAGTGCATTACCTATAAATCTATTAGAAAGCATCCGCAAGGAAGAGATTCAAGTCAGGCTATTTCAAGAAAGCTTAACGGACTTTCCTTCGGCTGCCCATTTAAAAGGAGTTATTCCAAGGGGATATAAAAGTAATATTACATGGGATGAGGTTCCAGGAATCGGTGGTTCTAAATTAGTGTTAGTTAAGATTGGTCACAGTAATCCTGGCCAGGGACATGGGTCTGTTAATTTAGAGTTGCATGAGCTAGCTCATTCTATTCACCGTTATTTACTTGATGACTTATTAGTGGAGATAACCTTGCAGGAGCTTATGGAGAAAGAGAGTGGGCTCCTGTTTCATAATCGCGAATATTTCCTTCATTATAAAGAAGAATTTTTTGCAGAATCCTTCGCTATGTTTTATTTAAATTCATCAACAAATAAAACGCTCTATGAAAGAGCACCAAAAACTCATGCGTTTTTTCTACAGCTTGAACAATTGTATTAA